One Fibrobacter sp. UWR4 DNA window includes the following coding sequences:
- the rpoB gene encoding DNA-directed RNA polymerase subunit beta translates to MTTERKSYSSNKFQLELPYLIEVQKASYEQFLQKDIPQEKRLTVGLQRVFKDIFPITDVKGLFSLNYEGYYFGIPKYSIPECRERGLTYSMELFATLSLQIFEEDGEDRKLKEEVKNDVLVCELPIMTENGTFIVNGAERVVVSQLHRSYGVSFSDELQPTGRTDYKSRIIPHRGAWVEFNTEGDVLYLIIDRKKKLAATAMLRCIGFETTQEILKLFYKKTDKVNFKEMFAQLDDNGVSVLTDRIVFEDVVDTSTGEVIVYANTVLDDKKLAALDQSDVEEIVLLSKDEDNLLMHYTLAADKTKSREEALKAIYSVTHQQQDEAPDMRTAELYFDSQFLTDPHKYDLGEVGRNRLNAKIYNKAEIREVLAELGPEFKIPSNQTMTMSKADFLAMIEYMVGLYNGTDGYSLDDIDHLGNRRTRSVGELLANQISVGLSRMSRVIRENLTLHGEDEQTTPRELVNTRMVSTVVQAFFGSSQLSQFMDQMNPLSELTHKRRLSALGPGGLSRERAGFEVRDVHYTHYGRLCPIETPEGPNIGLINSLASFAVVNQYGFIETPYRIVGLVDFKDAQGNIVKAPVSKWHYGIFKAFVHDPHLFLELELTKKQIDSVRMNLDNKQRDLFEGFVNKVFAFKDADGEVTYYRNGLTVEDFSGKPDYEQVGNTVEQIVSDYIIFLTADEEDEFKVAPASTELTDDNRFKGDMDGYVIVRDKSEYPHVMRQDSIALDDFETERIDLMDVAPMQIVSVAAGLIPFLEHDDANRALMGSNMQRQAVPLLRAEAPVVGTGLERRAALDSGTVVRAKHDGRVKFVDARNVVVERGDMVDGNFVPLTGLGENYEFLGKDPIDEYVLRKFERSNQDSCINQKPIVNVGDFVKAGDVLADGVSTDHGELALGKNILIGFLPWNGYNYEDAVIISEELAIKDTFTSIHIEEYEMEVRDTKRGPEELTREIPNVGEDALRNLDENGVVRVGAEVTADDILVGKVTPKGETELSPEERLLRAIFGEKAGDVRDTSLKAPPGMKGIVLETRVFSKKDKADKNSKEKDQETIAEIRANFQVQIDKIKESCSEHLFELLGGKAAGKVMDNETHELLIREGQTYTEQNLRAIDVTKVSPASTFVVGDDELQERVLTLVLVARDNLDTLTRTMEKEIDKVTKGDELKPGVLKCVKVYIAKKRCLSIGDKMAGRHGNKGVVSKIVPVEDMPFTEDGRPLQILLNPLGVPSRMNIGQVLEVHLGWAAKTLGFKVTTPVFDGAKFEDICEELKKAYEKNPIVNYEMDPDNGKIIGKAKLYDGKTGEAFLNPVTIGYMYYLKLGHLVDDKIHARSIGSYALVTQQPLGGKSQFGGQRFGEMEVWAMEAYGAAYTLQELLTVKSDDVQGRSKVYDAIVRGQNTPRPGVPESFNVMIREVRSLGLNIQTNGEK, encoded by the coding sequence ATGACGACGGAGCGAAAAAGCTATTCCTCCAACAAGTTCCAGCTGGAACTCCCGTACCTGATCGAAGTCCAGAAGGCTTCGTACGAGCAATTCCTTCAGAAGGATATCCCCCAAGAAAAGCGCCTGACCGTTGGTCTGCAGCGCGTGTTTAAGGATATCTTCCCGATTACTGATGTTAAGGGTCTTTTCTCCCTGAACTACGAAGGATATTATTTCGGTATCCCGAAATACAGCATCCCCGAGTGCCGTGAACGCGGCCTCACGTATTCCATGGAACTCTTCGCAACTCTGTCTCTCCAGATTTTCGAAGAAGATGGCGAAGATCGCAAGCTCAAGGAAGAAGTCAAGAATGACGTTCTCGTTTGCGAACTCCCGATTATGACTGAAAACGGAACGTTCATCGTCAATGGCGCTGAACGCGTTGTCGTTTCCCAGTTGCACCGTTCTTATGGCGTTAGCTTCTCTGACGAACTCCAGCCCACCGGCCGTACTGACTACAAGAGCCGCATTATCCCGCACCGCGGTGCTTGGGTGGAATTCAACACCGAAGGCGACGTCCTTTACCTCATCATCGACCGTAAGAAGAAGCTTGCCGCAACCGCAATGCTTCGTTGCATCGGTTTCGAAACTACTCAGGAAATCCTGAAGCTCTTCTACAAGAAGACTGACAAGGTCAACTTCAAGGAAATGTTCGCTCAGCTCGATGATAACGGCGTGAGCGTCCTGACTGACCGTATCGTATTTGAAGACGTGGTCGACACCAGCACCGGTGAAGTGATCGTCTATGCCAACACTGTTCTTGACGACAAGAAGCTCGCTGCTCTCGACCAGAGCGATGTCGAAGAAATTGTTCTTCTCTCCAAGGATGAAGACAATCTTCTCATGCACTACACCCTGGCTGCAGACAAGACCAAGTCCCGCGAAGAAGCTCTCAAGGCTATCTACTCCGTGACCCACCAGCAGCAGGATGAAGCTCCTGACATGCGCACTGCCGAACTTTACTTCGACAGCCAGTTCTTGACCGACCCCCACAAGTATGATCTTGGCGAAGTGGGTCGTAACCGTCTGAACGCAAAGATTTACAACAAGGCTGAAATCCGCGAAGTCCTCGCTGAACTCGGTCCTGAATTCAAGATTCCGTCCAACCAGACCATGACCATGAGCAAGGCAGACTTCCTTGCCATGATCGAATACATGGTTGGTCTCTACAATGGTACCGATGGTTACTCCCTCGATGATATCGACCACTTGGGCAACCGCCGTACCAGGTCCGTTGGCGAACTTCTCGCTAACCAGATCTCTGTAGGCCTTTCCCGTATGTCCCGTGTGATCCGTGAAAACCTCACTCTCCACGGCGAAGACGAACAGACTACTCCTCGTGAACTGGTCAACACTCGTATGGTGTCCACCGTTGTGCAGGCCTTCTTCGGCTCCAGCCAGCTGTCCCAGTTCATGGACCAGATGAACCCGCTTTCCGAACTTACTCATAAGCGTCGTCTCTCCGCTCTCGGTCCTGGTGGTCTTTCCCGCGAACGTGCAGGCTTCGAAGTCCGTGACGTGCACTACACTCACTACGGCCGTCTCTGCCCGATCGAAACTCCGGAAGGCCCGAACATCGGTCTTATCAACTCCCTCGCTTCCTTTGCAGTCGTTAACCAGTACGGCTTCATCGAAACCCCGTACCGTATCGTGGGTCTCGTAGACTTCAAGGACGCCCAGGGCAACATCGTGAAGGCTCCTGTGTCCAAGTGGCACTACGGTATCTTCAAGGCTTTCGTCCACGATCCGCACCTGTTCCTGGAACTGGAACTGACCAAGAAGCAGATCGATTCTGTTCGTATGAACCTGGACAACAAGCAGCGTGACCTCTTCGAAGGCTTTGTGAACAAAGTATTCGCATTCAAGGACGCTGATGGCGAAGTGACCTACTACCGTAACGGTCTCACTGTTGAAGACTTCAGCGGCAAGCCCGACTACGAACAGGTTGGCAACACCGTTGAACAGATCGTTTCCGACTACATCATCTTCCTCACCGCTGACGAAGAAGATGAGTTCAAGGTGGCTCCGGCTTCTACCGAACTCACCGACGACAACCGCTTCAAGGGCGACATGGACGGCTACGTCATCGTCCGCGACAAGAGCGAATATCCCCACGTCATGCGTCAGGATTCCATTGCCCTGGATGACTTCGAAACCGAACGTATCGACCTCATGGACGTTGCTCCCATGCAGATCGTGTCCGTGGCAGCTGGTCTTATCCCGTTCCTCGAACATGACGATGCTAACCGTGCATTGATGGGTTCCAACATGCAGCGTCAGGCTGTGCCTCTGCTCCGTGCAGAAGCCCCCGTGGTTGGCACTGGCCTGGAACGTCGCGCCGCTCTCGACTCCGGTACCGTTGTTCGTGCAAAGCACGACGGTCGCGTGAAGTTCGTTGACGCTCGTAACGTTGTTGTTGAACGCGGCGACATGGTTGACGGCAACTTCGTGCCTCTCACCGGTCTCGGCGAAAACTACGAATTCCTCGGCAAGGATCCTATTGACGAATATGTTCTGCGTAAGTTCGAACGTAGTAACCAGGATTCCTGCATTAACCAGAAGCCCATCGTTAACGTGGGTGACTTCGTCAAGGCTGGCGACGTGCTGGCTGACGGCGTGTCCACCGACCACGGTGAACTGGCTCTCGGTAAGAACATTTTGATCGGCTTCCTCCCGTGGAATGGTTATAACTACGAAGACGCCGTTATCATTTCCGAAGAACTGGCAATCAAGGACACCTTCACTTCCATCCATATCGAAGAATACGAAATGGAAGTCCGCGACACCAAGCGCGGTCCGGAAGAACTGACTCGCGAAATCCCCAACGTCGGCGAAGATGCTCTTCGCAACCTGGACGAAAATGGTGTGGTTCGCGTCGGTGCTGAAGTTACCGCTGACGATATCCTCGTCGGTAAGGTTACTCCGAAGGGCGAAACTGAACTGTCTCCGGAAGAACGTTTGCTCCGTGCAATCTTCGGCGAAAAGGCCGGTGATGTACGTGACACCTCCCTGAAGGCTCCTCCGGGAATGAAGGGCATTGTGCTCGAAACCCGCGTCTTCAGCAAGAAGGACAAGGCTGACAAGAATAGCAAGGAAAAGGACCAGGAAACTATTGCCGAAATTCGTGCAAACTTCCAGGTTCAGATTGATAAGATCAAGGAATCCTGCTCTGAACACCTGTTCGAATTGCTGGGCGGTAAGGCTGCTGGCAAGGTGATGGACAACGAAACTCATGAACTCCTGATTCGCGAAGGCCAGACCTACACCGAACAGAACCTCCGCGCCATCGACGTGACCAAGGTTTCTCCGGCTTCTACCTTCGTTGTCGGCGACGACGAACTTCAGGAAAGAGTTCTCACTCTCGTGCTGGTTGCACGCGACAACCTGGATACCCTGACCCGTACCATGGAAAAGGAAATTGACAAGGTGACCAAGGGCGACGAACTGAAGCCCGGCGTTCTCAAGTGCGTCAAGGTCTACATTGCCAAGAAGCGTTGCCTCTCCATCGGTGACAAGATGGCAGGTCGCCATGGTAACAAGGGTGTGGTCTCCAAGATCGTGCCGGTGGAAGACATGCCATTCACTGAAGACGGTCGTCCGCTGCAGATCCTTCTGAACCCCCTGGGCGTGCCTTCTCGTATGAACATCGGTCAGGTGCTCGAAGTGCACTTGGGCTGGGCTGCCAAGACTCTCGGCTTCAAGGTGACTACCCCCGTGTTCGACGGTGCCAAGTTCGAAGACATTTGTGAAGAACTGAAGAAGGCTTACGAAAAGAACCCCATCGTTAACTACGAAATGGATCCGGACAATGGCAAGATCATTGGTAAGGCAAAGCTTTATGACGGCAAGACCGGTGAAGCATTCCTGAACCCGGTTACCATCGGTTACATGTACTACCTGAAGCTGGGCCACTTGGTAGACGACAAGATCCATGCTCGTTCTATCGGTTCCTACGCACTGGTTACTCAGCAGCCTCTTGGCGGTAAGAGCCAGTTCGGTGGTCAGCGCTTCGGTGAAATGGAAGTGTGGGCTATGGAAGCTTACGGTGCAGCATACACCCTGCAGGAACTCCTCACCGTCAAGTCTGACGATGTCCAGGGCCGTTCCAAGGTCTATGACGCCATCGTCCGTGGTCAGAACACTCCTCGCCCGGGTGTACCTGAATCCTTTAACGTTATGATTCGCGAAGTTCGTTCTTTGGGTCTCAATATTCAGACCAATGGAGAGAAGTAA
- the rplL gene encoding 50S ribosomal protein L7/L12: MATDIKALGDQIVALTLLEAKALADYLKETHGIEAAAGGAVVMAAAAAPAEEAKSEFDVILVECGAKKMDVLKAVRAITGLGLKEAKDLVEKANSVVKEAMPKADAEKLKKELEDLGAKVALK, from the coding sequence ATGGCAACTGATATTAAGGCATTGGGCGATCAGATTGTTGCTCTCACTCTTCTCGAAGCTAAGGCTCTCGCTGACTACCTCAAGGAAACTCATGGCATCGAAGCTGCTGCTGGTGGTGCTGTAGTTATGGCTGCTGCTGCAGCTCCTGCTGAAGAAGCTAAGTCTGAATTCGACGTTATCCTCGTCGAATGCGGTGCTAAGAAGATGGACGTCCTCAAGGCTGTCCGCGCTATCACCGGTCTCGGCCTCAAGGAAGCTAAGGACCTCGTCGAAAAGGCCAACAGCGTCGTTAAGGAAGCAATGCCGAAGGCTGACGCTGAAAAGCTCAAGAAGGAACTGGAAGATCTCGGAGCAAAGGTCGCTCTGAAGTAA
- the rplJ gene encoding 50S ribosomal protein L10: MKAVVKKQQTVDAIVESFQGATAVYLLNYQGMTVDKDNALRKALASKGVKYRAVKNTLLKRVLEALKVEGLDDQLTGATSVMVGFEEDPLLPAREIEAFHKANPDILVSKSIYLDGKPMPGTEVVNLAKIPDRKGMIAMIVSMALGPGSTIAGQIKTLQEKLEEGSSEAPAAEAAPEA; the protein is encoded by the coding sequence ATGAAAGCTGTAGTTAAGAAACAACAGACCGTGGACGCTATCGTAGAATCCTTCCAGGGTGCTACCGCTGTCTATCTGCTCAACTATCAGGGTATGACCGTTGATAAGGACAATGCCCTCCGTAAGGCACTGGCTTCTAAGGGTGTCAAGTATCGTGCAGTGAAGAACACTCTTCTCAAGCGCGTTCTCGAAGCTCTTAAGGTCGAAGGTCTCGACGATCAACTGACTGGCGCAACTTCTGTGATGGTTGGTTTCGAAGAAGACCCGCTTCTGCCTGCTCGCGAAATCGAAGCATTCCATAAAGCAAACCCCGATATCTTGGTCTCCAAGAGCATCTACCTCGATGGTAAGCCGATGCCTGGTACCGAAGTCGTCAACCTGGCAAAGATTCCGGATCGCAAGGGCATGATCGCAATGATCGTCTCCATGGCTCTGGGCCCGGGTTCCACGATCGCCGGTCAGATCAAGACTCTCCAGGAAAAGCTGGAAGAGGGTTCCTCCGAAGCTCCGGCTGCAGAAGCCGCTCCGGAAGCTTAA